The following are from one region of the Macadamia integrifolia cultivar HAES 741 unplaced genomic scaffold, SCU_Mint_v3 scaffold2899, whole genome shotgun sequence genome:
- the LOC122067429 gene encoding WRKY transcription factor WRKY76-like, translating into MKTKISRVYVRTNATETILVVKDGYQWRKYGQKVTRDNPSPRAYFKCSFAPRCPVKKKVQRSAEDRSILVATYEGEHNHPNPSRPETSLGSNHGVATLGSIPCSASINSSSSGPMITLDLTHQQQQQQQPPQPGTVVNEVKNSSPDQVKSPAFQQFMIEKMASSLTKDPTFTAALAAAISGRFQQQSVAGRW; encoded by the exons ATGAAAACTAAGATCTCAAGGGTCTATGTAAGGACTAATGCTACTGAGACCATCCTT GTAGTAAAGGATGGATATCAATGGAGGAAATATGGTCAGAAGGTGACCAGGGACAACCCATCTCCTAGGGCTTACTTCAAGTGTTCCTTTGCACCAAGGTGCCCTGTAAAGAAGAAG gtGCAAAGAAGTGCAGAAGATAGATCCATATTAGTAGCAACTTATGAAGGAGAGCATAACCATCCAAACCCTTCAAGACCTGAGACATCATTGGGTTCAAATCATGGTGTAGCCACTCTAGGCTCAATCCCCTGTTCTGCCTCCATTAACTCATCTAGTTCGGGTCCAATGATAACTCTAGATCTAACccatcagcagcagcagcagcagcagcctcCTCAGCCTGGGACGGTGGTCAATGAAGTGAAGAATTCAAGCCCAGATCAAGTAAAGTCACCGGCTTTCCAACAGTTTATGATTGAGAAGATGGCTTCTTCTTTGACCAAAGATCCAACTTTCACGGCTGCACTTGCAGCTGCCATCTCTGGAAGATTTCAACAGCAATCTGTAGCTGGAAGATGGTGA